The Polyangium spumosum region CACCGAGTACGAAACACGAACATCGCCCAACCAGCGCGTGATCGACGAGCAGCAGGTCACCGGCAACGAGTTCGTATTCGATTTCCGCGGCGCACAGGGAGTCCCAGCGGTTGGCGCGAGCGAAGGCACACTCGTCCTACTCGGCCTGCTCACGGCGCTACACACCAACGCGAAGAGCGGCCTGCTCCTGATCGACGACATCGAGCACTCGCTCCACCCGACCGCCCAGGTGCAGCTCATGCAACAGCTCCGCGGCCTGCTCACGCAGATGCCCGATCTCCAGATCGTCGCCACCACCCACTCCCCCTACATCCTCGACGGCGTCGACCCTTCCGACGTCCGCGTCTTCTACCCGCGCGACGACGGCACCATCGTGACCAAGCGCCTCAGCGATCACCCCGACGCCCAGCGCGTGAAGGGCATGCTGTCGAGCGGCGAGCTCTGGAGCGCCGAGTCCGAGGCGTGGGTGCTCGGCGAGGACGCCGCGCAGTGACGGTCGGACTGCTCGTCGTCTGTGAAGCTCCTGAAGACTTCGTGGTCACGACCTGCATCGTCGATCGCACCCTGCGCGAGACCGAGACGGACTGGCTCCGCGACCTCTTCGAGCACGCGCTCGACGAGCAACGGAGCTGGGTCTCGCTCGATCCCGGCTGCCCCTTCCTCGACTGGCATCACCTCGACGAGACGGCGAAGAGGCTCGGCGTGCGCCCGCAGCGCGGACACTTCGGAGGCCGCCCCGGCGCCCCCGACGCGCTCGCGACACGCAAAGCCCTGGCCATCCTCCACGCGTTGCGCAAACAGGGACGCCCCATCTCCGTCGGCGTGCTCATCCGCGACATCGACAAACAACCGGAGCGCGAGGACGGCATCAAGCAGGCTCGCGAAGAAGCGGCCGCGCGGGATCCAGGCCTGCGCGTCGTGCTCGGCTTGCCGGATCCAGAACTCGAAGCCTGGCTCCTCGCCGGGTTCGACCCGGAAGACGCCGCCGAAGAAACACGCCTCGCCGACTGCAAGCGTGACCTCGGCCTCGACCCTCGCACCTCGGCCCACGACCTTCGCGCCACGCACGATCAGGACCGCCGCAGCGTGAAGCGCGTGCTCACGCTCCTCACCGGCGACGACCGGGAACGAAGGGCGAAGTGTTACGAAGACGCGCCGCTCTCCACCTTGCACGCGCGAGGCCAGCGCTCCGGGCTCACGACGTTCCTGGACGAAGTCCGTTCGAAGGTGCTGCCTCTTTTTCTGCGCTCGCGCTAGCCGCCTCCTTCCACCGCAAGCACGCCTTGAGCCCGTGCTTCAGGTTGCGCAGCGTCACCAGATTCCCGAACGACACTCCCAGCTCCACCAGCGTCTGCGCGACGGACGGCCTCACCCCGCTGAGCACGCACCGCGCGCCGAGCAGGTCCACCGCGCGCACGATCTTCAGCAGGTGATCGGCTGTCGCCGTGTCGAGCACGTCCACGCCCGTCACGTCGAGGATCACGTAGCGGCCCTTCATGCGCGCCACCGCCTCCAGCAACGTGTCCATCACCTGCGCCGCGCGCTTCGAGTCCATCACCCCGATCAGCGGCAGCGCGAGCACGCCGTCCCAGACCTCCAGGATCGGCGTCGACAGCTCGTGCACCGCGACCCGCAGCCGCTCGAGCGTCTCGGTCTTCTCTCGCTCCACCACGAGCTGCTGCGCGAGCTCCTGCTCGCGCGCCGACAGCTC contains the following coding sequences:
- a CDS encoding STAS domain-containing protein, giving the protein MRPVTLDSETAVLRARVATLEALLAEHEMAAAERVARMERLVSELSAREQELAQQLVVEREKTETLERLRVAVHELSTPILEVWDGVLALPLIGVMDSKRAAQVMDTLLEAVARMKGRYVILDVTGVDVLDTATADHLLKIVRAVDLLGARCVLSGVRPSVAQTLVELGVSFGNLVTLRNLKHGLKACLRWKEAASASAEKEAAPSNGLRPGTS